One region of uncultured Methanolobus sp. genomic DNA includes:
- the trmY gene encoding tRNA (pseudouridine(54)-N(1))-methyltransferase TrmY, translating into MKDFVIIGHKALTSGDFSLNDLPGSAGRMDILCRCVNSALFLSHGMRRDVNVHLVLQGEPDPAKVVRFNGEKLKYLNPDERSSGSLIKKALEKDAIEYETQSTPGVFIRRVGLKQLLNEFSEAGRDIYYLREDGEDIRKYSELNSDAVFILGDHMGVTEEEEEMIDKVAKSTLNIGPVSLHSDHCMIIIHNELDMREA; encoded by the coding sequence ATGAAAGATTTTGTGATAATAGGACATAAAGCACTGACAAGCGGAGATTTCTCCCTAAATGACCTTCCAGGCTCTGCCGGGAGAATGGACATTCTCTGCAGATGTGTTAATTCGGCTCTTTTCCTTTCACATGGGATGAGACGTGATGTTAATGTCCACCTTGTGCTTCAGGGAGAACCGGACCCTGCAAAAGTAGTGAGGTTTAACGGCGAGAAACTGAAATACCTCAATCCTGATGAGAGAAGCAGCGGGTCCCTTATCAAAAAAGCACTGGAAAAGGATGCAATTGAGTATGAAACACAGTCAACACCAGGAGTATTCATACGCCGCGTCGGACTTAAACAACTGCTCAATGAGTTCAGCGAGGCAGGCAGGGATATTTACTATCTGAGAGAAGATGGAGAGGACATCAGAAAGTACTCCGAACTTAACTCAGATGCTGTGTTCATCCTTGGAGACCATATGGGAGTTACCGAAGAGGAAGAGGAAATGATCGATAAGGTTGCAAAATCAACGCTGAATATCGGACCTGTTTCCCTGCACTCAGACCATTGCATGATAATCATCCACAATGAACTTGACATGAGAGAAGCATAA
- a CDS encoding DEAD/DEAH box helicase, giving the protein MEAEFFKGIYLSKEIRKSIREMGFRKATEIQEKCIPLILEGKDVMGHAQTGTGKTAAFGIPLMEMLEPAEKKTQALVICPTRELVIQVAEELEKLGKYIPEMHILPVYGGAAMQSQASGLKNGAQIVVGTPGRIIDHIGRGNFHTEDIGIIVLDEADEMLNMGFRDDIERILDGTPADRQTLLFSATMPETILKLTDMYQNEPVNIKVVQEKMTVPQVKQYYFEVKDNAKPESLRRLIEVEDIKSALVFCNTKKEVDKLVIKLRSRGYPVDALHGDIKQNKREQRMNKFKDEDIGILIATDVAARGIDVENIEVVFNYDMPHDPEIYVHRIGRTARAGRPGLAYSFITAKEKAKLESIEETTNTAIVRRELPSNRDIERIKENRIADEIKMLVRRGKLDKYDEFVAGIADNGMDYQQIASALAKMLLKGDN; this is encoded by the coding sequence ATGGAAGCAGAATTTTTCAAAGGCATTTACCTGTCAAAGGAAATAAGGAAAAGTATCCGTGAAATGGGTTTCAGGAAAGCAACAGAGATCCAGGAGAAATGTATCCCGTTAATATTGGAAGGTAAAGATGTCATGGGTCATGCACAGACAGGAACCGGCAAGACTGCAGCCTTTGGTATTCCCCTTATGGAAATGCTGGAACCTGCCGAAAAGAAGACTCAGGCACTTGTAATTTGCCCTACAAGAGAACTTGTCATACAGGTAGCAGAAGAACTTGAAAAACTTGGTAAATACATTCCTGAAATGCATATTTTACCTGTTTACGGTGGAGCTGCAATGCAGTCACAGGCAAGTGGCCTGAAAAATGGCGCACAGATTGTTGTGGGGACACCCGGGAGAATAATCGACCACATTGGAAGAGGAAATTTCCACACAGAAGATATTGGAATTATTGTGCTTGACGAAGCAGATGAAATGTTGAATATGGGATTCAGGGATGACATCGAGAGAATACTTGACGGAACACCAGCGGACAGGCAGACACTTCTCTTCTCAGCAACAATGCCTGAGACAATACTAAAACTGACAGATATGTACCAGAATGAACCTGTAAATATTAAGGTAGTACAGGAAAAAATGACAGTTCCTCAGGTAAAACAATATTATTTCGAAGTTAAGGATAACGCAAAACCAGAATCCCTGAGACGGCTTATCGAAGTTGAGGACATCAAGTCAGCACTTGTTTTCTGTAATACTAAAAAGGAAGTAGACAAACTCGTCATTAAGCTGCGCTCCCGGGGCTATCCCGTAGATGCACTCCACGGAGATATCAAACAAAATAAGAGAGAGCAGCGTATGAACAAATTCAAGGATGAGGACATTGGTATTCTGATTGCTACAGACGTTGCCGCAAGAGGAATAGATGTTGAGAATATTGAAGTTGTCTTCAACTATGACATGCCACATGATCCTGAAATATATGTGCACAGGATAGGAAGAACAGCTCGTGCCGGCAGACCCGGACTTGCATACAGTTTCATAACTGCAAAGGAAAAAGCAAAACTGGAATCCATTGAAGAGACCACTAATACTGCCATAGTCAGGAGAGAACTTCCAAGTAACCGCGACATTGAAAGAATAAAAGAGAACAGGATAGCTGATGAGATTAAAATGCTTGTCAGACGCGGTAAGCTTGATAAATATGATGAGTTCGTTGCTGGCATAGCAGATAATGGCATGGATTATCAACAGATAGCATCTGCCCTTGCAAAAATGCTGCTGAAAGGCGACAACTGA
- the thiD gene encoding bifunctional hydroxymethylpyrimidine kinase/phosphomethylpyrimidine kinase: MSKIPVILSIAGSDSGGGAGIEADIKTIASLGLHPACAITSVTAQNTMGVRSAYDIPCDVIIEQVDAVCEDMDIAWAKSGMLSSSQITSTVAEMVKKHNLKLVVDPVMAAEAGGDLLRKEAIRTLREELLPVSEVVTPNINEASILAGIEIQNVDAAKNAAKIISNTGVKYVIITGGHLDASDIIYDSCNDTYSTIPGTFVKGGTHGSGCTHSSALTSFLAQEYNIKEAARKAKFFVVEAIKGSVPVGKGAGPVNQLAWLLNKPERCTRRND; the protein is encoded by the coding sequence ATGAGCAAAATACCAGTCATACTTTCCATAGCAGGTTCGGACTCCGGCGGAGGTGCGGGAATCGAAGCAGACATCAAGACAATTGCTTCACTGGGACTCCACCCGGCATGTGCCATCACATCAGTTACCGCCCAGAACACAATGGGAGTCAGAAGTGCCTATGATATCCCCTGCGATGTAATTATAGAACAGGTAGATGCCGTCTGCGAAGACATGGATATCGCATGGGCCAAGTCCGGCATGCTTTCTTCATCACAGATCACCTCAACCGTTGCAGAAATGGTTAAAAAACACAATCTAAAACTGGTGGTAGATCCGGTAATGGCCGCAGAGGCTGGCGGTGACCTGCTTCGCAAAGAAGCCATACGAACCCTCAGAGAAGAACTCTTACCTGTATCGGAAGTTGTAACTCCTAATATCAATGAGGCCAGCATACTTGCAGGAATAGAGATACAGAATGTTGATGCTGCAAAGAATGCTGCAAAGATCATCAGTAATACAGGAGTGAAATACGTCATAATCACTGGAGGACACCTCGATGCTTCAGATATAATATATGACTCCTGCAATGACACTTATTCAACCATACCAGGTACTTTTGTCAAAGGCGGAACCCATGGTTCGGGTTGTACGCATTCTTCTGCACTGACATCGTTCCTTGCTCAGGAATACAACATAAAAGAAGCTGCCAGAAAGGCAAAATTTTTTGTTGTGGAAGCGATCAAGGGAAGTGTGCCTGTCGGGAAGGGAGCAGGGCCTGTTAACCAGCTTGCGTGGCTTCTGAACAAACCGGAACGCTGCACAAGGAGAAATGACTAG
- a CDS encoding LSm family protein, giving the protein MGNRPLDILNDALNTPVIVRLKGAREFRGKLQGYDVHMNLVLDDAEELKEGDIVRKLGSVVIRGDNVVYVSP; this is encoded by the coding sequence ATGGGAAACAGACCTCTTGATATATTGAACGATGCTTTGAACACACCTGTAATTGTGAGACTTAAAGGCGCAAGGGAATTCCGTGGAAAACTCCAGGGTTATGATGTCCACATGAACCTTGTACTTGACGATGCAGAAGAGCTTAAGGAAGGAGACATTGTAAGAAAACTAGGTAGTGTTGTAATCAGAGGTGACAACGTAGTTTACGTATCTCCCTGA
- a CDS encoding 50S ribosomal protein L37e, whose amino-acid sequence MSKGTPSMGKRQKRTHVKCRRCGSVSLNIHTKQCTSCGFGKSSRMRSYKWQAKCKY is encoded by the coding sequence ATGTCAAAAGGTACTCCCTCAATGGGTAAAAGGCAAAAGCGCACACATGTAAAATGCAGGCGCTGCGGTAGTGTTTCACTCAACATTCACACAAAACAGTGTACATCCTGTGGCTTTGGAAAAAGCTCACGCATGAGAAGCTACAAGTGGCAGGCAAAGTGCAAATATTAA